Genomic segment of Falsibacillus pallidus:
TATTACCATTTCGAAAAGGGGAAAATGGATTATGAAGAAATTGATTTTAATTTCACAAATAATATTCTTTTTAGGATTATTATTATATTCACTTTTCATTTTTGGATGGCATGCTAGTAACTTAATGTTAAGGGATGATTGGAAATCATTACTAGTATTCAACAAGAATGCTATAAATCCCCAAGATATTTCTGAAATAGATAAGCTCATCTATGGGTTTCATCACACTTCGATATTATCATTGTTTTCTATGTTTTTTAGTTTTTTTTATGTGTTAACTTTGATAATAATATTAATTAAAATTGTTTCCTTAAATAAAAAAGATAAATTTTACAAATAATGACGTTCGTATTCAATATCAATTTTAGGTAAGTTGCCAGGAAACTTATCATAAATAGAGAATAATAAGGCGCGAAAAGCCAGTTCTGAACTGGCTTTTCGTTTTAATACTTCTCGCTTTCCTCCGCTACCATCTCCACATGCCTAGGAGACAAGTCCTCATAAGCAGCAGACATACTCAATCGCTCTCTAAAGTAGTCATTCAACTCAGGATCGGTGCAGAAAACAAAGCAGCCTTTTTGACCTCGCGTCATCAATGTTCGATACGTATTCCGGATAATTCGATCAGCTATTGCTTGAGCTTTTTCTGGCTCCTCTTTTGCTATGGTCTTAATCCCTTTTAGAGACTGATCCGTTTTCGCCCGCTTGGTATAGTCAGTAATTACTTGACCGTCCTCAAAAGTAAGGTCTGGCCCAATTATTACTCCGACATAATCAAACTCAAGTCCTTGAGAAGTATGGATGCAGCCTGCTTGGGAAACTGAATCCTGTTCGATAGCCCAGATGCTGTCAGATAGGTTCCAGCTGATGCTGAAATTGTGCTCTGGAATGACGATGTCTTTATGGAGTGTACTAGTCCGTCCATTTTTCGGCCATTCCCAACAGTAGCCGGCGAGCATACGAGATTTGTTGTTTTTCTTATTCAGTTCTTCAATTTCTTTCAACATTTCATTCGGGTCATCGAATACCCGGAAATCATAATCAAGTCCGCGGTCATTTGCGTTGGCGGTTTCCCTGATTTGAAGGAGGTCATCCAGCCATGCAATGTAGGCATCCGATCCGTCGCAGCGGAACTGTGAAATAAGCTTCCCCTGAATTAATTCAGACTGTAATTCTTTCGCATATCTTTTGATCAGGTCAATACTGCCGATGTCTTTTAACGTAACCTTTTGATTTTCATCGATAAAGAATATCGTGAATTTAGATGAGTTGATTACTTCTTTTATTTGATTTTCTCCTAGATTGCTAAAGAGTCCTGATTTTTCATTTAATCGGTGGGCTTCGTCGATAATCAGCACATCAAATTCATTTTTATCGGATTCTGTAAAGCTTCCTGAGCCTTTAAACAGGTTGTCAATCTGCGTTTTCTTCATTGTTCCTTTTAACTTAGAAGCATACACATTACGGGGGGCGGAATTCTTTGACACATAGAGTGCTGTTAACCCTTCATTAATGAGGTTGACTAGAAGATTGACGGCCATGACGGACTTGCCTGTGCCTGGTCCGCCTTCGATCACCATGACGCTCTTTTGATTA
This window contains:
- a CDS encoding DUF4306 domain-containing protein, coding for MKKLILISQIIFFLGLLLYSLFIFGWHASNLMLRDDWKSLLVFNKNAINPQDISEIDKLIYGFHHTSILSLFSMFFSFFYVLTLIIILIKIVSLNKKDKFYK
- a CDS encoding DUF2075 domain-containing protein, with translation MIIYEATKLEFISDVTNELLVERLYESYQKKIGRTSKSEINSWENSLHRMSNVMQDPDIPEDTSVAIEFKIPNTSKRVDFLVAGHDGTQDHVVIVELKQWSEVEKVTTKDALVSTYLGGSKRTVTHPSYQAWSYAALIHDFNQNVQDQHILLNPCAYLHNYRKSENDPLTDDHYADHLEKAPVFTKGEIQKLRDFIKKYVRYGDRSQLIYQIEHGKIRPSKSLQDSLAAMLKGNQEFVLIDEQKVFYEDAFHLALESIKNNQKSVMVIEGGPGTGKSVMAVNLLVNLINEGLTALYVSKNSAPRNVYASKLKGTMKKTQIDNLFKGSGSFTESDKNEFDVLIIDEAHRLNEKSGLFSNLGENQIKEVINSSKFTIFFIDENQKVTLKDIGSIDLIKRYAKELQSELIQGKLISQFRCDGSDAYIAWLDDLLQIRETANANDRGLDYDFRVFDDPNEMLKEIEELNKKNNKSRMLAGYCWEWPKNGRTSTLHKDIVIPEHNFSISWNLSDSIWAIEQDSVSQAGCIHTSQGLEFDYVGVIIGPDLTFEDGQVITDYTKRAKTDQSLKGIKTIAKEEPEKAQAIADRIIRNTYRTLMTRGQKGCFVFCTDPELNDYFRERLSMSAAYEDLSPRHVEMVAEESEKY